In Luteitalea sp. TBR-22, one genomic interval encodes:
- the ftsA gene encoding cell division protein FtsA: MPRNERYLVGLDVGTTKVAAIVGEVTDDGGVEIIGIGTADARGIRRGAVVNLEEAVESIKKAVEEAELTAGIEIDSAYLTLSGAHIKGFNSRGVVAVSGKTREITREDVRRAIDAAKAFALPSGREILHVLPQDFAVDDEEGIADPVGMTGSRLDVNVHIVTGGAASMQNLIACVNRAGVNVVDTVLEQIAAAEAVLTPDERELGVAVVDIGGGTTDFAIFERGSLWHTGVVAIGGDHFTNDIAVGLRTPVPDAEKLKRRCGCALNSMVGEDETMEVASVGGRRPRVMSRRILSQILQPRAEQVFHMLWDEIDKAGCSNSLHSGIVLTGGGAALDGMAEIAEQIFDLPVRRGVPAGAAGLGDQASSPIYATAVGAVMYASRNRPTAPASSPIGVRRLLEAVSSLFNNFFIGR, from the coding sequence GTGCCTCGGAATGAACGATACCTGGTCGGCCTCGACGTCGGGACGACCAAGGTCGCCGCGATCGTCGGCGAGGTCACCGACGACGGCGGGGTGGAGATCATCGGCATCGGCACCGCCGACGCGCGCGGCATCCGTCGCGGCGCGGTGGTGAACCTCGAGGAGGCCGTCGAGTCGATCAAGAAGGCGGTCGAGGAAGCCGAGCTCACGGCCGGCATCGAGATCGACTCGGCCTACCTGACGCTCTCGGGCGCGCACATCAAGGGCTTCAACAGCCGGGGCGTCGTCGCCGTCTCGGGCAAGACGCGCGAGATCACGCGCGAGGACGTCCGGCGCGCCATCGACGCCGCCAAGGCCTTCGCCCTGCCGAGCGGCCGCGAGATCCTGCACGTGCTGCCGCAGGACTTCGCCGTCGACGACGAGGAGGGCATCGCCGATCCCGTCGGGATGACCGGCTCGCGCCTCGACGTCAACGTCCACATCGTGACCGGCGGCGCGGCGTCGATGCAGAACCTGATCGCCTGCGTCAATCGCGCCGGCGTCAACGTCGTCGACACGGTGCTCGAGCAGATCGCGGCCGCCGAGGCCGTGCTCACGCCCGACGAGCGCGAGCTCGGCGTCGCCGTGGTCGACATCGGCGGCGGCACCACCGACTTCGCGATCTTCGAGCGCGGCAGCCTCTGGCACACGGGCGTCGTCGCGATCGGCGGCGACCACTTCACCAACGACATCGCCGTCGGGCTCCGCACGCCGGTGCCGGACGCCGAGAAGCTGAAGCGCCGCTGCGGCTGCGCGCTGAACTCGATGGTCGGCGAGGACGAGACGATGGAGGTGGCCAGCGTCGGTGGCCGTCGGCCGCGCGTCATGTCGCGCCGCATCCTGTCGCAGATCCTGCAGCCGCGCGCCGAGCAGGTGTTCCACATGCTGTGGGACGAAATCGACAAGGCCGGCTGCAGCAACTCGCTGCACTCGGGCATCGTGCTGACCGGCGGCGGCGCGGCCCTCGACGGCATGGCCGAGATCGCCGAGCAGATCTTCGACCTGCCGGTGCGCCGCGGCGTGCCGGCCGGAGCCGCCGGGCTCGGCGATCAGGCCAGCAGTCCGATCTATGCGACGGCCGTCGGCGCCGTCATGTACGCGAGCCGCAACCGGCCCACCGCGCCAGCCTCGTCGCCGATCGGCGTCCGACGGCTGCTCGAGGCCGTCAGCTCGCTGTTCAACAATTTCTTCATCGGGCGTTGA
- a CDS encoding cell division protein FtsQ/DivIB: protein MPPRTPVRGTRRVPGTATRDPRLLRARDGGARGAQAWRARAWTVARIATLAVALVGSGWYVQDVMTSSEAFAVQRLHVIGVSRLSQGEVQGLLDGLVGRNIVRTSLEPWRQKLLASPWVREASLRRALPSTIEVRITERLPMAVARAGDLLLLIDEQGAVVDEFGPRYGRLDLPIVDGLIDPAAAPQTPPDEARVALVSSVLVSLRDASLLGRVSQIDVRNPRNVVVMLSGDAAQLQVGHERFAERVQGYLDMQERLARMVQQVESVDLRFDNRVYVRPRKAGVTFASMPQVPDGETVAEALAEPEDADEQH, encoded by the coding sequence ATGCCGCCGCGCACGCCCGTACGCGGCACCCGCCGGGTGCCCGGGACCGCGACCCGCGACCCGCGGTTGCTGCGTGCCCGTGACGGCGGCGCCCGCGGCGCGCAGGCCTGGCGCGCCCGTGCCTGGACCGTCGCGCGCATCGCCACGCTGGCCGTCGCGCTGGTCGGGTCGGGCTGGTACGTGCAGGACGTGATGACCAGCAGCGAGGCGTTCGCCGTGCAGCGACTGCACGTGATCGGCGTGTCGCGCCTGTCGCAGGGCGAGGTGCAGGGCCTGCTCGACGGACTGGTGGGGCGCAACATCGTCAGGACCAGCCTCGAGCCGTGGCGCCAGAAGCTGCTGGCCTCGCCGTGGGTGCGCGAGGCGAGCCTGCGCCGGGCGCTGCCGTCGACCATCGAGGTGCGCATCACCGAGCGCCTGCCGATGGCGGTGGCGCGGGCCGGCGACCTGCTGCTGTTGATCGACGAGCAGGGCGCGGTGGTCGACGAGTTCGGGCCCCGTTACGGGCGGCTGGACCTGCCGATCGTCGACGGCCTGATCGATCCGGCGGCGGCGCCCCAGACCCCGCCCGACGAGGCGCGCGTGGCGCTGGTCTCGTCGGTGCTCGTGTCGCTGCGCGACGCCAGCCTGCTCGGGCGGGTGTCGCAGATCGACGTCCGCAACCCGCGCAACGTCGTCGTCATGCTCTCGGGCGATGCCGCACAGCTGCAGGTCGGGCACGAGCGGTTCGCCGAGCGCGTGCAGGGCTACCTGGACATGCAGGAGCGGCTCGCCCGCATGGTCCAGCAGGTGGAATCGGTGGATTTGCGGTTCGACAACCGCGTGTACGTCCGCCCGCGCAAGGCGGGCGTGACCTTCGCGTCGATGCCACAGGTCCCCGACGGGGAAACCGTGGCGGAAGCGCTGGCGGAGCCAGAGGACGCTGATGAACAGCACTGA
- the murC gene encoding UDP-N-acetylmuramate--L-alanine ligase, with amino-acid sequence MSGPRHVHFVGIGGIGMSGIAELLVNLGYVVSGSDARSTDITRRLASMGVRVHEGHDAAHVGDAHVVVVTSAARQDNPEIVEARRRGVPVIARAEMLAELMRLRRIGIAIGGAHGKTTTTSMVALMLERAGLDPTAVIGGRLSAFGSNARLGQGDVIVAEADESDGSFLKLSPVISVITNVDREHLDHYGTFERALDAFVEFANKVPFDGAVVVCADDPVLAGLLPRMTRTVVTYATDHQDATLVARDIESGNGQSSCTVWRRPSRGDAGQAHECLGRLTIHVPGRHNLRNALAAVGVGLELDVPFDRIVAGLAEFRGAERRLQVVGERAGVLVVDDYGHHPTEIAAVVAACREAWSRRLVLLFQPHRYTRTAGLMDEFADVLARADQVCLLPIYAASEDPLPGISSAALAERITARHAMPVTLIDGLDVAPDTVAALARPGDLVVTLGAGSVGSLGPRLLDALGGGA; translated from the coding sequence ATGTCGGGCCCCAGGCACGTGCACTTCGTCGGGATCGGCGGCATCGGCATGAGCGGCATCGCCGAGCTGCTGGTCAACCTCGGGTACGTGGTCAGCGGATCGGACGCGCGGTCCACCGACATCACGCGACGGCTCGCGTCGATGGGCGTGCGAGTGCACGAGGGACACGACGCCGCGCACGTCGGCGACGCCCACGTGGTGGTCGTCACGTCGGCGGCCCGGCAGGACAACCCCGAGATCGTCGAGGCACGGCGCCGCGGCGTGCCGGTCATCGCGCGGGCCGAGATGCTCGCCGAACTGATGCGCCTGCGCCGCATCGGCATCGCCATCGGCGGCGCGCACGGCAAGACGACGACCACGTCGATGGTGGCGCTCATGCTCGAGCGCGCCGGGCTCGACCCGACCGCGGTCATCGGCGGCCGGCTCAGCGCCTTCGGCAGCAACGCGCGCCTGGGGCAGGGCGACGTGATCGTCGCCGAGGCCGACGAGAGCGACGGCTCGTTCCTGAAGCTCTCGCCGGTGATCAGCGTGATCACCAACGTCGATCGCGAGCACCTCGATCACTACGGCACCTTCGAGCGGGCGCTCGACGCGTTCGTCGAGTTCGCCAACAAGGTGCCCTTCGACGGCGCGGTGGTCGTGTGCGCCGACGATCCCGTGCTGGCCGGCCTGCTCCCCCGCATGACGCGCACGGTGGTGACCTACGCCACCGACCACCAGGACGCGACGCTGGTGGCGCGCGACATCGAGAGCGGCAACGGGCAGTCGTCGTGCACCGTGTGGCGCCGTCCCTCCCGCGGCGACGCCGGCCAGGCGCACGAGTGCCTCGGGCGCCTGACGATCCACGTGCCCGGCCGGCACAACCTCCGCAACGCGTTGGCGGCGGTCGGCGTCGGGCTCGAGCTCGACGTGCCCTTCGACCGCATCGTCGCCGGCCTGGCGGAGTTCCGTGGCGCCGAGCGGCGGCTGCAGGTGGTCGGCGAGCGCGCCGGCGTCCTGGTGGTGGACGACTACGGTCATCACCCGACCGAGATCGCCGCCGTAGTCGCCGCGTGCCGCGAGGCCTGGAGCCGACGGCTGGTGCTGCTGTTCCAGCCGCACCGCTACACGCGCACCGCCGGTCTGATGGACGAGTTCGCCGACGTGCTCGCGCGCGCCGACCAGGTCTGCCTGCTGCCGATCTACGCCGCGAGCGAGGATCCGCTGCCGGGCATCTCCTCGGCCGCCCTCGCCGAGCGCATCACGGCCCGCCACGCCATGCCCGTCACGCTGATCGACGGCCTGGACGTCGCGCCCGACACCGTGGCGGCACTGGCCCGGCCCGGCGACCTGGTGGTGACGCTGGGCGCCGGATCGGTCGGCAGCCTCGGACCGCGCCTGCTGGACGCGCTCGGGGGAGGCGCCTGA
- the murG gene encoding undecaprenyldiphospho-muramoylpentapeptide beta-N-acetylglucosaminyltransferase, whose translation MPEAPQMQTPGTRPRHVVIAGGGTGGHLYPGIAVAHALRRRDPRTVVTFVGTARGIEARIVPQEGFDLDVIRSAGLKGKSAGAVARGVGVLPLSALDAWQVISRRRPDLVIGVGGYSSGPVVALAAARGIPTLLLEQNATPGLTNRWLARLVDAAGVTYESSLRFFHGHGFVSGNPVREAFLAIGPRPATAVERRVLVFGGSQGANAINQAMVAAAAHVRELAEQGCSIVHQTGERDLEAVKAGYAAAGLTADVRPFISDMPQQMAAADVVVCRAGATTLAELTAAGRVGILIPFPQATDDHQRANARTLEAAGAAVMLDEVGLTGERLAQEIRGLLLDDERRQAMATRARGLARPDAADVIAAKAESLMQEGR comes from the coding sequence ATGCCTGAGGCGCCCCAGATGCAGACCCCGGGCACGCGGCCCCGCCACGTGGTGATCGCCGGCGGCGGCACCGGGGGACACCTGTACCCGGGCATCGCCGTGGCGCATGCGCTGCGCCGGCGCGACCCGCGCACGGTCGTGACCTTCGTCGGCACGGCGCGCGGCATCGAGGCACGCATCGTCCCGCAGGAGGGGTTCGACCTGGACGTGATCCGGAGCGCGGGCCTGAAGGGCAAGAGCGCCGGGGCCGTCGCCCGCGGCGTGGGCGTGCTGCCGCTCAGCGCGCTGGACGCCTGGCAGGTCATCTCGCGGCGTCGCCCGGATCTGGTGATCGGCGTCGGCGGCTACAGCTCCGGTCCCGTGGTGGCCCTCGCCGCGGCGCGCGGCATCCCGACGCTCCTGCTCGAGCAGAACGCGACTCCGGGCCTCACCAACCGGTGGCTGGCCCGTCTGGTGGACGCCGCCGGCGTCACCTACGAGTCGTCACTGCGGTTCTTCCACGGCCACGGGTTCGTGTCCGGCAACCCCGTGCGCGAGGCGTTCCTCGCGATCGGGCCGCGGCCGGCCACGGCGGTTGAACGGAGGGTGCTCGTCTTCGGAGGTTCCCAGGGTGCAAACGCGATCAATCAGGCGATGGTGGCGGCAGCGGCGCACGTTCGTGAACTGGCGGAGCAGGGTTGCAGCATCGTGCACCAGACGGGAGAGCGCGACCTCGAGGCGGTGAAGGCCGGGTACGCGGCTGCCGGCCTGACCGCCGACGTGCGGCCGTTCATCAGCGACATGCCACAGCAGATGGCCGCCGCCGACGTCGTGGTGTGCCGGGCCGGCGCCACCACGCTCGCCGAGCTCACGGCGGCCGGGCGGGTCGGGATCCTCATCCCGTTCCCGCAGGCCACCGACGATCACCAGCGGGCCAACGCGCGGACGCTCGAGGCAGCCGGCGCCGCCGTGATGCTCGACGAGGTCGGGCTCACCGGCGAACGGCTCGCCCAGGAGATCCGCGGGCTGCTGCTCGACGACGAGCGGCGGCAGGCGATGGCGACGCGGGCCCGCGGACTGGCGCGGCCCGACGCGGCCGACGTGATCGCGGCGAAGGCCGAGTCGCTCATGCAGGAGGGGCGCTGA
- the ftsW gene encoding putative lipid II flippase FtsW, producing MARKLKSDKWLFGAAFFLVCVSVVMVYSALAGKAMDATSISMQLIARQATWVALGAFLMVIVMRVPYHSWQHPTVINTAMGGVFAALFLLAVLKLAGAGHNVKGAVRWLGFGSVGIQPSEFAKLAVILFVARLLSERMERINDVRSVLVPVGTVLATMAALILYQPDLGTTVSIALIAFSMLFAAGLSLQYMGGVAMIVAPALYVLVWMVPFRRARVMAFLDPWADPLGSGFQIIQSLIAVGTGGYTGRGLMEGLQKVRFLPEPHTDFIYAVISEELGMVGSLAILLALLVIGWRGLRIAANAQDRFGTFLAVGLTTMMAVQGLINISVVLGLLPTKGLPLPFVSSGGSSMLVNLIGLGILLNVSQHASIDA from the coding sequence ATGGCTCGCAAGCTGAAGTCGGACAAGTGGCTCTTCGGGGCCGCCTTCTTCCTCGTGTGCGTGAGCGTGGTGATGGTGTATTCGGCGCTGGCGGGCAAGGCCATGGACGCCACGTCGATCTCGATGCAGCTGATCGCCCGGCAGGCGACGTGGGTGGCGCTCGGGGCGTTCCTGATGGTCATCGTGATGCGGGTGCCCTATCACTCGTGGCAGCACCCCACCGTGATCAACACCGCCATGGGCGGCGTGTTCGCCGCGCTGTTCCTGCTCGCCGTGCTGAAGCTCGCCGGCGCCGGGCACAACGTCAAGGGGGCGGTCCGGTGGCTCGGGTTCGGCAGCGTCGGCATCCAGCCCTCCGAGTTCGCCAAGCTGGCGGTCATCCTCTTCGTGGCGCGCCTGCTCAGCGAGCGCATGGAGCGGATCAACGACGTGCGCAGCGTCCTCGTGCCCGTCGGCACGGTGCTGGCCACCATGGCGGCGCTGATCCTCTACCAGCCGGACCTCGGTACCACGGTGTCGATCGCGCTGATCGCGTTCTCGATGCTGTTTGCCGCCGGCCTCAGCCTCCAGTACATGGGCGGCGTGGCGATGATCGTCGCGCCCGCCCTGTACGTGCTGGTCTGGATGGTGCCGTTCCGTCGCGCGCGCGTCATGGCGTTCCTCGACCCGTGGGCCGACCCGCTCGGCAGCGGCTTCCAGATCATCCAGTCGCTGATCGCCGTCGGCACGGGCGGCTATACCGGGCGAGGCCTCATGGAGGGCCTGCAGAAGGTCCGCTTCCTGCCCGAGCCGCACACCGACTTCATCTACGCGGTCATCAGCGAGGAGCTGGGGATGGTCGGTTCGCTCGCCATCCTGTTGGCGCTGCTCGTCATCGGCTGGCGCGGCCTGCGCATCGCCGCCAACGCCCAGGACCGCTTCGGCACGTTCCTCGCCGTGGGACTCACCACGATGATGGCCGTCCAGGGGCTGATCAACATCAGCGTGGTGCTGGGGCTGCTGCCGACCAAGGGCCTGCCGCTCCCGTTCGTCAGTTCCGGCGGGTCGTCGATGCTGGTCAACCTGATCGGCCTCGGCATCCTGCTCAACGTGTCCCAGCACGCCTCGATCGATGCCTGA
- the murD gene encoding UDP-N-acetylmuramoyl-L-alanine--D-glutamate ligase translates to MTTMPYDVSGRHVAVVGGGRSGLAASRLVVQRGGRVTLIDAKDALAERAELEALGVSLALGAMPADVPVDAALVVVSPGVPADATPLEAARARGVTVIGELEFAASFLAGPVIAITGSKGKSTTTTLVGRMIEASGQKVLVGGNIGVPLSAQVDASTPDTWHVVETSSFQLETIVHYHPHVAAWLNFSPDHLDRHRTEAAYEQAKARVFENQGPEDWAVVPASDARIRAHAARHGARLVAFGVDLSQEDGVGLQGDVIARRRVRGSPEPLVPVSAVRLTGRHMLGNVMAACAMADLAGVSGDDMVRAVEGFTGLEHALEYVATIDGARLYNDSKATNVEAATMAIEAFDVPVTAIVGGVYKGGDFARLGPPLRARGGSVVAIGEAAPLVEQALGPLVPVTRASTLDDAVSQALAQRASGGVVLLAPACASFDMFRDYADRGRAFKAIVARLAAARGGQEVRNG, encoded by the coding sequence ATGACGACGATGCCGTACGACGTCTCGGGGCGCCATGTGGCGGTGGTGGGCGGCGGGCGCAGCGGCCTGGCGGCCAGTCGCCTGGTCGTGCAGCGCGGCGGGCGCGTCACCCTGATCGACGCCAAGGACGCGCTTGCCGAGCGGGCCGAACTCGAGGCGCTCGGCGTGTCGCTGGCGCTGGGCGCGATGCCCGCCGACGTGCCGGTCGACGCGGCGCTGGTCGTGGTGAGTCCCGGCGTGCCGGCCGATGCGACGCCCCTCGAGGCGGCGCGGGCCCGCGGGGTGACCGTGATCGGCGAGCTCGAGTTCGCGGCGTCGTTCCTCGCCGGTCCGGTGATCGCGATCACCGGCTCCAAGGGCAAGAGCACGACGACGACGCTGGTCGGCCGGATGATCGAGGCCTCGGGCCAGAAGGTGCTCGTCGGCGGCAACATCGGCGTGCCGTTGTCGGCGCAGGTGGACGCCTCGACGCCCGACACCTGGCACGTCGTCGAGACGAGCAGCTTCCAGCTCGAGACGATCGTCCACTACCACCCGCACGTCGCGGCGTGGCTGAACTTCTCGCCCGACCACCTTGACCGGCATCGCACCGAGGCGGCCTACGAGCAGGCCAAGGCGCGGGTGTTCGAGAACCAGGGGCCGGAGGACTGGGCGGTGGTGCCGGCCAGCGACGCGCGCATCCGCGCGCACGCCGCGCGGCACGGCGCGCGTCTGGTCGCCTTCGGCGTCGACCTGTCGCAGGAGGACGGCGTCGGCCTGCAGGGCGACGTGATCGCGCGGCGCCGCGTCCGCGGCAGCCCCGAGCCGCTGGTGCCGGTGTCGGCGGTGCGCCTCACGGGGCGCCACATGCTCGGCAACGTGATGGCGGCCTGCGCGATGGCCGATCTCGCCGGCGTGTCAGGCGACGACATGGTACGGGCCGTCGAGGGGTTCACCGGCCTCGAGCACGCGCTCGAGTACGTGGCCACCATCGACGGCGCGCGGCTCTACAACGACTCGAAGGCCACCAACGTCGAGGCCGCCACCATGGCGATCGAGGCGTTCGACGTGCCGGTGACGGCGATCGTCGGTGGCGTGTACAAGGGCGGCGACTTCGCGCGCCTCGGCCCGCCCCTGCGGGCCCGTGGGGGCAGCGTCGTGGCGATTGGCGAGGCGGCGCCGCTCGTGGAGCAGGCCCTCGGGCCGCTGGTGCCGGTGACCCGCGCGTCGACGCTCGACGACGCGGTGTCGCAGGCGCTGGCGCAGCGGGCGTCGGGCGGCGTGGTGCTGCTGGCGCCGGCCTGCGCGAGTTTCGACATGTTCCGCGACTACGCCGATCGTGGTCGCGCATTCAAGGCCATCGTCGCCCGCCTCGCGGCGGCGCGCGGCGGCCAGGAGGTGCGGAACGGGTGA